A single uncultured Acetobacterium sp. DNA region contains:
- a CDS encoding 3-isopropylmalate dehydratase small subunit has translation MKNFKGNVLFLDRSDINTDEIIPAKYLTEITKEALQPNLLEDLVLPGFTKADTQDKAVLVTRENFGCGSSREHAPWALEVNGINVVIAESFARIFRQNMYNCGMFAIELPKETIDALFTNYTGKDVAMEIDVDTDQIIISADGKTESIDFKVGEFDKTLVKEGGWVGYADKNY, from the coding sequence ATGAAAAATTTTAAAGGAAATGTATTATTTTTAGATCGCAGTGATATCAATACCGATGAAATCATCCCGGCAAAATATCTGACTGAAATTACCAAAGAAGCCTTACAGCCAAATTTGTTGGAGGATCTGGTTTTGCCAGGTTTCACCAAAGCAGATACCCAGGATAAAGCAGTGCTTGTTACCCGGGAAAACTTCGGCTGTGGTTCGTCCAGAGAGCATGCTCCCTGGGCCCTGGAGGTCAATGGCATCAACGTTGTGATTGCCGAAAGTTTTGCCCGGATCTTCCGACAGAATATGTACAATTGCGGTATGTTTGCCATTGAGCTACCTAAAGAAACCATCGATGCTCTTTTTACAAATTATACCGGCAAAGATGTCGCGATGGAGATTGATGTAGATACTGATCAGATTATTATCAGTGCTGATGGCAAAACGGAAAGCATCGACTTCAAAGTTGGTGAATTTGATAAAACCCTGGTCAAAGAAGGCGGCTGGGTTGGCTACGCCGATAAGAATTACTAA